A stretch of the Geovibrio thiophilus genome encodes the following:
- the sugE gene encoding quaternary ammonium compound efflux SMR transporter SugE produces MAWTSLFIAGLFEIIWAMGLKYSQGFSKPLPSVITIAAMSVSFYLLSYSMKTLSMGTAYAVWTGIGATGIFICGVIFLNEPLSFIRGLSVLLIAAGITGLKIAG; encoded by the coding sequence ATGGCTTGGACGTCTCTTTTCATCGCCGGACTTTTTGAAATCATCTGGGCTATGGGGCTTAAATACAGTCAGGGCTTCTCAAAACCCCTTCCGTCAGTTATCACAATCGCAGCAATGTCCGTAAGCTTTTATCTGCTTTCGTACTCCATGAAAACTCTTTCCATGGGCACAGCCTATGCCGTTTGGACGGGAATAGGAGCGACGGGTATTTTCATCTGCGGGGTGATTTTTCTCAATGAACCGCTGAGTTTTATCAGAGGCTTGTCCGTTCTGCTCATTGCGGCGGGGATAACCGGACTGAAGATAGCTGGCTAG
- the lpxK gene encoding tetraacyldisaccharide 4'-kinase — translation MTPKVISVGNISLGGTGKTPFTIRLTNYFLSQGKKVCVLSRGYKGKIGLETNVISDGENILMKPPLAADEPYMIAENCKGAIVITGKERADSAAYAMEHFRPDLFILDDGFQHKRMHRDLDILLLDHRKPISTGLPFPFGYLREFPKGIRRADIIVFTRADNTEVPSNVVPLVKDRPVFFSNIEFKGIRTADGRLLSAEDMQGKRCLGFAGIAGGGRFLAFLYENGINIVKNRQFPDHMHYCRKTLDKLEDISEHYKLDMIITTQKDFVKIPEDRRHKYAYAEIDIALNDGEGFFREIAKRID, via the coding sequence GTGACTCCTAAAGTTATCTCCGTCGGCAATATATCCCTCGGCGGCACAGGCAAAACACCCTTCACTATCAGACTCACAAACTATTTTCTCAGTCAGGGGAAAAAGGTCTGCGTGCTCTCCAGAGGGTACAAGGGGAAGATAGGGCTTGAAACCAATGTAATCTCCGACGGGGAGAATATACTGATGAAGCCGCCGCTGGCAGCGGACGAGCCGTATATGATAGCAGAGAACTGCAAAGGGGCGATCGTAATCACCGGAAAGGAAAGAGCGGACAGCGCCGCATACGCGATGGAGCACTTCAGACCGGATCTGTTCATTCTGGACGACGGTTTTCAGCATAAAAGAATGCACAGGGATCTGGACATTCTCCTGTTGGATCACAGAAAGCCGATTTCAACAGGACTCCCTTTTCCGTTCGGGTATCTGCGGGAGTTTCCGAAAGGAATACGCAGGGCTGATATAATCGTTTTCACAAGGGCGGACAATACGGAGGTTCCGAGCAATGTTGTTCCGCTGGTGAAGGACAGACCTGTGTTTTTCAGCAATATAGAGTTTAAGGGAATAAGGACTGCGGACGGAAGGCTGCTCTCGGCAGAGGATATGCAGGGCAAACGATGTCTCGGCTTCGCAGGGATTGCGGGCGGCGGCAGGTTTCTCGCATTTCTCTATGAAAACGGGATAAACATAGTAAAAAACAGGCAGTTTCCCGATCATATGCACTACTGCCGCAAGACTCTGGATAAGCTGGAGGACATTTCGGAGCACTATAAACTCGACATGATCATAACCACGCAGAAGGATTTTGTGAAAATCCCCGAAGACCGCAGACATAAATACGCCTACGCCGAGATAGACATAGCCCTCAATGACGGGGAAGGCTTTTTCAGGGAAATAGCGAAAAGGATAGATTGA
- a CDS encoding glycosyltransferase family 2 protein, which yields MAKLPLSVCFISFNEEANMEKTLKSVADIASEIIVVDSRSTDKTVQIAEKFGAKVYSEDWKGFEKQKNSALEKCSQPWILSLDCDEVPDDALRHSIVGAVLSGACGGYVLSRRTFYAGKFLRFSWQPDRRLRLVKASAKPEWRGGDVHEYLHIEGETGRLEGELQHYSYKDIEDHMHRLVKYARLSAEMYRKNGRKMSFGRLIFNPPAAFLKKYILRLGFLDGFRGFLAAFSSLLYVFLKYVFLWELEMKNRDS from the coding sequence ATGGCTAAGCTTCCTCTTTCCGTCTGCTTTATTTCTTTCAACGAAGAAGCGAACATGGAAAAAACGCTGAAAAGCGTTGCAGATATAGCATCTGAGATAATAGTGGTGGATTCTCGCTCCACGGACAAAACTGTGCAGATCGCGGAAAAGTTCGGCGCAAAGGTATATTCCGAGGACTGGAAGGGCTTTGAGAAACAGAAGAACTCCGCTCTGGAAAAATGCTCCCAGCCGTGGATACTCTCACTTGATTGTGATGAGGTGCCGGACGACGCGCTCAGGCATTCCATAGTCGGCGCTGTTCTGAGCGGCGCTTGCGGCGGGTATGTTCTCAGCAGACGCACATTTTACGCCGGAAAATTCCTCCGCTTTTCGTGGCAGCCCGACCGCAGGCTCCGGCTTGTAAAGGCTTCCGCCAAGCCCGAATGGCGCGGAGGGGATGTGCACGAATACCTTCACATCGAAGGCGAAACTGGCAGACTTGAGGGTGAATTGCAGCATTATTCGTATAAGGACATAGAAGACCACATGCACAGACTGGTGAAATACGCCCGTTTATCCGCTGAAATGTACAGGAAAAACGGACGTAAAATGTCCTTCGGCAGGCTTATTTTTAACCCGCCTGCGGCTTTCCTGAAAAAATACATACTCCGCCTTGGTTTTCTGGACGGGTTCAGAGGCTTCTTGGCAGCGTTCAGCAGCCTTCTTTATGTATTTCTCAAATATGTTTTCCTTTGGGAACTGGAGATGAAGAACCGTGACTCCTAA
- a CDS encoding UDP-glucuronic acid decarboxylase family protein produces the protein MTASAGRRKTVLITGAAGFIGSHLCDRFLAEGWKVIGMDNLITGSMDNIAHHMGNDCFRFIKYNVTNYIHVEGRVDLILHFACPASPVDYLNFPIQTLKVDSVGTMHTLGMAKEKGARYVFASTSEVYGDPEVHPQPETYWGNVNSVGVRSVYDEAKRFSEAMTMAYHRTHGVDVRIVRIFNTYGPRMRLNDGRIIPNFAYQALQGEPVTVYGDGSQTRSFCYISDLVEGIYRTAMQDGLNGEIFNLGNTDEYAVEDFARLIIGFLGSKSELVHKELPEDDPKRRCPDITKAETVLGWRPVVSIYEGLRQTIDFFRHTIKKNGGTKENG, from the coding sequence ATTACAGCATCGGCAGGTAGACGGAAAACCGTTCTGATAACAGGCGCCGCGGGATTCATCGGCAGCCATCTCTGCGACCGCTTTCTGGCGGAGGGATGGAAGGTCATAGGCATGGACAACCTTATAACAGGCTCCATGGACAACATAGCCCACCACATGGGCAATGACTGCTTCCGGTTCATTAAATACAACGTCACCAACTATATACATGTTGAGGGCAGAGTGGATCTGATTCTGCATTTCGCATGTCCGGCGAGCCCTGTGGATTATCTCAATTTCCCGATCCAGACACTCAAGGTGGATTCCGTGGGTACAATGCACACCCTCGGAATGGCGAAGGAGAAGGGGGCGAGATATGTTTTCGCCTCAACATCCGAAGTCTACGGAGATCCTGAGGTGCATCCGCAGCCGGAGACCTACTGGGGAAACGTGAACTCGGTGGGCGTGCGTTCCGTTTATGATGAGGCGAAAAGGTTTTCCGAAGCCATGACAATGGCATATCACCGCACTCACGGCGTGGACGTACGTATAGTCCGTATATTCAACACCTACGGTCCCCGCATGAGGCTGAATGACGGCAGAATAATACCGAACTTCGCTTATCAGGCTTTGCAGGGCGAGCCGGTCACGGTCTACGGCGACGGCAGCCAGACCCGCAGCTTCTGCTACATCTCCGACCTTGTGGAGGGGATATACAGAACAGCCATGCAGGACGGGCTGAACGGCGAGATCTTCAACCTCGGCAATACCGACGAGTACGCTGTGGAGGATTTTGCGCGGCTCATAATAGGTTTTCTCGGCTCAAAGTCCGAGCTTGTGCATAAAGAGCTCCCTGAGGACGATCCCAAGAGAAGGTGCCCGGACATAACAAAGGCTGAGACTGTTCTCGGCTGGCGACCGGTTGTCAGTATCTACGAAGGTCTCAGACAGACAATAGATTTTTTCAGACACACGATAAAGAAAAACGGGGGAACAAAGGAGAATGGCTAA
- a CDS encoding UDP-glucose dehydrogenase family protein — MKLTVIGAGYVGLVTAACLADTGNEVMCVEKISSKLATLKKGESPIYEPGLTEVLKKNIASGNIRFTDSIEEGAKFAEAVFLCVGTPQSETGKADLSQVEEAARQIAEVADGYKLIIEKSTVPVNTHRRVKMTLKRYANPNVTFDVASNPEFLREGSALYDFTNPDRIVAGVESERAEAIFREIYKPFAERGFPLLITTPAAAELIKHASNSFLALKISYINMVADLCEKVGADIELVAEGMGYDKRIGRAFLNAGLGYGGSCFPKDIKAFINMANENGVDFSLLEEADYINAARRTKYLAMVEELLWITKEKEICVWGLAFKPNTDDIREAPAIDIVRELAAQGAKLRLCDPKAAENFSRLFPESGQIKYFEDMYAAAEGADAVLLVTEWKEFLEVDAAKLKKIMRLPLVIDGRNAFDPKKMKEQGVEYYSIGR, encoded by the coding sequence ATGAAGCTTACTGTAATCGGTGCGGGCTATGTAGGTCTCGTGACAGCCGCTTGTCTTGCCGACACCGGCAACGAAGTAATGTGTGTTGAGAAGATTTCCTCAAAGCTTGCGACCCTTAAAAAAGGCGAATCGCCCATTTATGAGCCGGGGCTTACGGAAGTTCTCAAAAAGAACATAGCCTCCGGCAATATACGCTTCACTGACAGCATAGAAGAGGGGGCGAAGTTTGCCGAAGCGGTTTTCCTCTGCGTGGGAACCCCCCAGAGCGAAACAGGCAAGGCGGATCTCTCTCAGGTTGAGGAAGCTGCGAGGCAGATAGCCGAAGTTGCGGACGGATACAAGCTGATCATCGAAAAATCCACAGTTCCCGTCAACACTCACAGAAGGGTGAAGATGACGCTGAAAAGATACGCCAATCCGAACGTGACTTTTGATGTGGCTTCAAACCCCGAGTTCCTCCGTGAGGGCTCGGCGCTTTACGATTTTACCAATCCGGACAGGATAGTTGCCGGAGTTGAGAGCGAAAGGGCGGAGGCTATATTCAGAGAGATATACAAACCCTTCGCAGAGAGAGGATTTCCGCTGCTTATAACAACACCTGCGGCGGCAGAGCTCATAAAGCATGCTTCAAACTCATTCCTTGCCCTTAAAATATCATATATAAATATGGTTGCGGATCTCTGCGAAAAGGTAGGCGCCGATATTGAGCTTGTGGCGGAAGGCATGGGCTATGACAAGCGCATAGGCAGGGCATTTCTCAACGCCGGTCTCGGTTACGGCGGAAGCTGTTTTCCGAAGGATATAAAGGCGTTCATCAACATGGCGAACGAAAACGGCGTGGACTTCTCCCTCCTTGAGGAGGCTGATTATATCAACGCCGCCAGAAGAACCAAATATCTTGCCATGGTGGAGGAGCTTCTCTGGATAACCAAAGAGAAAGAGATCTGCGTTTGGGGACTTGCCTTCAAGCCCAATACGGACGATATAAGGGAAGCGCCCGCGATCGATATAGTGCGGGAACTCGCCGCGCAGGGAGCCAAGCTCCGGCTCTGTGATCCCAAGGCTGCGGAAAACTTCTCAAGGCTTTTCCCCGAGAGCGGGCAGATAAAATATTTTGAAGATATGTACGCAGCAGCGGAAGGCGCAGACGCTGTTCTTCTCGTTACAGAGTGGAAGGAGTTTCTTGAGGTCGATGCTGCGAAACTTAAAAAAATTATGAGACTGCCTCTTGTTATAGACGGCAGAAACGCTTTTGATCCTAAAAAGATGAAGGAGCAAGGGGTGGAATATTACAGCATCGGCAGGTAG
- a CDS encoding pirin family protein → MKLRTVRETVTGRASVDGAGVHLNRVLSRRNTEKFDPFLLLDAFDSVNPEDYIKGFPMHPHRGIETVTYLIEGEIEHQDSLGNKGVITSGACQWMTAGSGILHQEMPQPSPRMLGLQLWVNLAAKNKMTEPAYRDITPDLVTKVEDETAAVAIVAGEYKGKRGGMRGEHLPVTFLDVTVKPGQTWTLSTPADENLFVYIMQGECSLGDSTPSAAKQAVLFNYGDTVKAYSEKGARFILVHGAPLNEPIAWGGPIVMNTEEELKLAFDELDRGTFIKNR, encoded by the coding sequence ATGAAATTACGCACAGTGAGAGAGACGGTAACAGGCAGAGCCTCCGTAGACGGAGCCGGAGTGCACCTAAACAGAGTGCTGAGCAGAAGAAACACTGAAAAATTCGATCCCTTCCTGCTTCTGGACGCTTTTGATTCCGTAAATCCCGAGGATTATATAAAGGGCTTTCCCATGCACCCCCACAGAGGGATTGAGACTGTAACCTACCTGATTGAGGGCGAGATTGAGCATCAGGACAGTCTGGGGAACAAAGGAGTCATCACCTCCGGTGCGTGTCAGTGGATGACCGCCGGAAGCGGCATCCTCCATCAGGAAATGCCGCAGCCTTCTCCCCGTATGCTCGGGCTACAGCTCTGGGTGAATCTCGCCGCGAAAAATAAAATGACCGAACCGGCTTACAGGGACATAACCCCGGATCTGGTGACAAAGGTTGAGGATGAAACAGCTGCGGTTGCGATTGTTGCAGGTGAATATAAAGGAAAAAGAGGCGGAATGAGGGGCGAGCACCTGCCCGTGACCTTCCTTGACGTGACTGTAAAGCCCGGGCAGACATGGACACTGTCCACTCCTGCGGATGAAAACCTCTTCGTATATATTATGCAGGGAGAATGCAGCTTGGGAGACAGCACACCTTCGGCGGCAAAACAGGCTGTTCTCTTTAATTACGGAGACACAGTCAAGGCGTATTCGGAAAAAGGCGCAAGGTTCATCCTTGTTCACGGCGCACCTCTTAACGAGCCCATCGCATGGGGCGGACCCATCGTGATGAACACCGAAGAGGAACTTAAACTTGCCTTCGATGAGTTGGACAGGGGCACATTTATAAAGAACCGCTAG
- a CDS encoding YceD family protein, with the protein MKVILEDIENTGIEIKAESCFAFDGGKFESVIFTGRLLPVGDKKSEFYLDGKITAKVVMPCDRCLEAVSLELGGDVNVRIVRTSAEELPEELELEDDDVSAYTVEGDELETDEITEQEALLLLPMKVTCAKPCGSELIKDENDEIVKEGDPRWDALNKLKNN; encoded by the coding sequence TTGAAAGTTATACTGGAAGACATTGAAAACACAGGAATCGAAATAAAAGCGGAAAGCTGCTTCGCCTTTGACGGCGGAAAGTTTGAATCCGTTATTTTCACCGGACGTCTCCTCCCTGTGGGGGACAAAAAAAGTGAGTTTTACCTTGACGGCAAAATAACGGCAAAGGTTGTTATGCCCTGCGACAGATGCCTTGAGGCAGTTTCCCTCGAACTGGGGGGAGATGTGAATGTCAGAATAGTCAGAACATCCGCTGAAGAGCTCCCCGAAGAGCTTGAGCTTGAGGATGACGATGTTTCCGCATACACTGTTGAGGGCGATGAACTCGAAACCGACGAAATAACCGAACAGGAAGCTCTGCTTCTGCTTCCCATGAAAGTGACCTGCGCAAAACCCTGCGGCAGTGAGCTTATAAAAGACGAAAACGACGAAATAGTGAAAGAAGGCGATCCCCGCTGGGACGCTCTCAATAAACTCAAAAACAACTGA
- the rpmF gene encoding 50S ribosomal protein L32 has product MGVPKKKTTRRKKGNRRSHHHATAHSFGKCENCGELKLPHRVCPSCGYYKKVQVIKTAEI; this is encoded by the coding sequence ATGGGTGTACCCAAGAAGAAGACCACACGTCGCAAAAAAGGTAACAGAAGAAGCCACCACCACGCAACCGCGCATTCTTTCGGAAAATGCGAGAACTGCGGAGAGCTTAAGCTTCCTCACAGAGTTTGCCCTTCCTGCGGATATTACAAAAAAGTGCAGGTAATCAAGACGGCTGAAATCTGA
- the plsX gene encoding phosphate acyltransferase PlsX, whose translation MRIVVDAMGGDHAPEEIVKGAVAACNEYGADILLVGREEQIKKELDSCGRFPSSKIEIDHAEDVVTMDDSPSMIVRGKRNSSIHTGLKHVKNGNADAFFSAGNTGAVMAVAIMVLRTLPGIDRPAIGAVLPNIKGHTVMLDVGANVDCKPLNYFQFAIMGSVYAQIVLGLPRPSIGLLSIGEEDMKGNETTKSVHTLLRSVGSAINFYGNVEGKDLFRGTTDVVVCDGFSGNVALKVAESAGWYISKMLKEEITSSFWAKAGALMARKALMRVKERADYTEYGGAPLLGVEGVCIIGHGSSNANAVKNGIRVAKELAEHDLNKVIQEKLADSIGVLEVDKDVSFLDNIIGKFKKKNPQAE comes from the coding sequence ATGAGGATTGTGGTTGATGCCATGGGCGGCGACCACGCCCCGGAGGAGATAGTAAAAGGAGCCGTTGCCGCCTGCAACGAATACGGAGCAGACATACTCCTTGTGGGCAGAGAAGAGCAGATAAAGAAAGAGCTCGACTCATGCGGCAGGTTCCCCTCCTCTAAAATCGAAATCGACCATGCGGAAGATGTGGTTACTATGGATGATTCTCCCTCCATGATAGTGAGAGGGAAGAGAAACTCTTCCATACACACAGGTCTGAAGCATGTTAAAAACGGAAACGCGGACGCGTTCTTCAGCGCGGGCAATACAGGTGCGGTCATGGCTGTGGCAATCATGGTTCTGCGCACCCTGCCCGGTATAGACAGACCTGCGATAGGCGCTGTCCTCCCCAACATAAAGGGGCATACCGTAATGCTTGATGTCGGCGCCAACGTCGACTGCAAGCCGCTGAACTACTTCCAGTTCGCTATAATGGGCAGCGTATACGCCCAGATAGTTCTCGGACTTCCCCGACCCTCCATAGGTCTTCTCAGCATAGGCGAGGAAGACATGAAGGGGAACGAAACCACAAAATCAGTTCATACTCTCCTGCGTTCTGTGGGAAGCGCAATCAACTTCTACGGAAATGTCGAAGGCAAAGACCTCTTCAGAGGGACAACGGATGTTGTCGTCTGTGACGGTTTTTCCGGAAATGTCGCGCTCAAGGTTGCGGAATCCGCCGGATGGTACATATCCAAAATGCTCAAGGAAGAGATAACAAGCTCCTTCTGGGCAAAAGCCGGCGCCCTCATGGCGAGAAAAGCGCTGATGAGAGTGAAGGAAAGAGCTGACTACACCGAATACGGCGGAGCGCCCCTGCTCGGCGTTGAAGGTGTCTGCATTATCGGTCACGGAAGCTCAAACGCGAACGCCGTGAAAAACGGCATAAGAGTGGCAAAAGAGCTCGCCGAGCATGATCTCAACAAGGTTATTCAGGAAAAGCTTGCCGATTCCATAGGGGTTTTAGAAGTTGACAAAGATGTGTCTTTTTTGGATAATATCATCGGCAAATTCAAGAAAAAAAACCCGCAGGCTGAGTAA
- a CDS encoding beta-ketoacyl-ACP synthase 3 — MYSRFLGTGSCFPPDVMTNHDFEKFLDTSDEWIVSRTGIKERRVAKTMTCGEMAYGAALNALDMAGVKPEELDGIIVASLTPDTTMPSTACNVQKMLGIRGCFAFDLTAACSGFIYAVNIANGLIRSGSAKKLLVIGAERLTAGLDWTDRSTCILFGDGAGAAVIGADTAPGIRSVHAYADGSFGNLLTLDSLGSTFLAERKERNIEDHLLHMSGNEIFKIAVRAMSDAADAAVLSSGLTYEDIDFLIPHQANLRIIDATAKRLKLPPEKVVINLDKYGNTSAATIPTAFDGVVRNGTLKRGMNIACAAFGGGLTWGSMVFTF; from the coding sequence ATATATTCAAGATTCCTAGGGACCGGCTCCTGCTTTCCGCCGGATGTTATGACCAACCATGATTTTGAAAAATTTCTCGACACTTCGGACGAGTGGATCGTCTCCAGAACAGGCATAAAGGAACGCAGAGTAGCCAAAACCATGACCTGCGGCGAAATGGCTTACGGAGCCGCGCTCAATGCTCTGGATATGGCAGGCGTTAAGCCTGAGGAGCTGGACGGAATAATCGTCGCCTCGCTCACCCCCGACACAACCATGCCCTCAACGGCGTGCAACGTGCAGAAGATGCTCGGCATCAGGGGCTGCTTCGCGTTCGACCTCACTGCCGCCTGCTCAGGGTTCATATACGCAGTAAACATAGCCAACGGACTGATACGCTCAGGCTCAGCCAAAAAGCTCCTTGTTATCGGCGCTGAAAGGCTCACCGCCGGACTCGACTGGACAGACAGGAGCACATGTATCCTCTTCGGTGACGGAGCGGGCGCGGCTGTCATAGGTGCGGATACAGCACCCGGGATACGCAGCGTACACGCATACGCAGACGGCAGCTTCGGCAACCTCCTAACTCTGGATTCCCTCGGCTCCACATTTTTAGCTGAAAGAAAAGAACGCAACATAGAAGACCACCTGCTCCATATGAGCGGGAACGAGATATTCAAAATAGCCGTGCGCGCCATGTCGGACGCCGCGGACGCCGCAGTTCTCTCAAGCGGGCTCACATATGAGGACATAGACTTCCTCATACCCCATCAGGCGAACCTGCGTATTATTGACGCCACAGCAAAAAGGCTGAAGCTTCCGCCCGAAAAAGTTGTGATAAATCTTGACAAATACGGCAACACCTCTGCCGCGACCATCCCCACCGCATTTGACGGAGTCGTGAGAAACGGCACGCTCAAAAGAGGCATGAACATTGCCTGCGCAGCTTTCGGCGGCGGTCTCACTTGGGGAAGCATGGTTTTCACTTTCTAA
- the fabD gene encoding ACP S-malonyltransferase, translating to MTKTAVVFPGQGSQFAGMGKDFYDKYAEVRKVFDKADEVLGYSLTSIMFNGPEEDLKLTSNTQPALLTMSIGIWEAVKNKIKADYFAGHSLGEYSALVAAGGISFEDAVLAVHNRGKFMQEAVPVGTGAMAAVMGADDAIIADVCKACSKPGSVVEPANFNCPGQTVVAGNAEAVNLFCEKIKEAGAKRAILLPVSAPFHCSLMKPAAEKMAAYLKNIKINDLQAPVFNNVNAEIETDAETVYNSLVKQVASPVLWTKSVENMAASGVNTIIEVGAGKVLTGLVKKINKEIEVRNIGTLGDEDGI from the coding sequence ATGACAAAAACCGCAGTGGTTTTTCCCGGTCAGGGCTCACAGTTCGCCGGAATGGGGAAAGATTTTTACGACAAATACGCAGAAGTACGCAAAGTTTTTGATAAAGCCGATGAAGTGCTTGGCTACAGCCTCACTTCAATTATGTTCAACGGACCCGAAGAGGATCTCAAGCTGACCTCCAACACCCAGCCCGCTCTGCTCACCATGAGTATTGGCATTTGGGAGGCGGTGAAAAATAAAATAAAGGCTGATTATTTCGCCGGACACTCCTTAGGCGAATACTCAGCCCTCGTTGCCGCTGGCGGCATAAGCTTTGAGGACGCCGTTCTTGCGGTGCATAACAGAGGGAAATTCATGCAGGAAGCCGTGCCCGTCGGAACAGGAGCAATGGCAGCCGTCATGGGTGCTGATGACGCAATCATAGCAGATGTCTGCAAGGCGTGCAGCAAACCCGGCTCCGTTGTGGAACCCGCGAACTTCAACTGTCCCGGGCAGACTGTCGTCGCCGGAAACGCCGAAGCGGTAAACCTCTTCTGTGAAAAAATCAAGGAAGCCGGCGCAAAAAGAGCGATCCTCCTCCCCGTGAGCGCTCCATTCCATTGCAGCCTGATGAAACCCGCTGCGGAAAAAATGGCAGCTTACCTCAAAAACATAAAAATAAACGATCTCCAAGCGCCCGTTTTCAACAATGTTAACGCAGAGATTGAAACGGACGCCGAAACAGTGTACAACTCGCTGGTTAAACAGGTGGCAAGTCCCGTTCTCTGGACAAAATCAGTTGAAAACATGGCGGCATCAGGCGTAAACACCATAATAGAAGTCGGCGCAGGCAAAGTCCTCACCGGACTTGTGAAGAAGATCAATAAAGAAATCGAAGTCAGAAACATCGGAACCCTCGGTGACGAAGACGGAATATAG
- the fabG gene encoding 3-oxoacyl-[acyl-carrier-protein] reductase, with protein MLKDKIALITGASRGIGRDIAIAFAAQGAYVAVNYSSSPVKAEEVVKAILDAGGRAFAVKANVSDEEEVKAMFDKVEEVTGSTVDVLVNNAGITKDGLLMRMKTEDWQTVMDVNLKSAFLCTRFAVKGMMKKRYGKIINVSSIVGFMGNAGQANYVASKAGLIGLTKTAALEFASRGIRVNAIAPGFITTDMTDGLSEEIQQKMISMIPLAAFGSGKDVADTALFLADSGSDYITGQTIHVNGGMYL; from the coding sequence ATGCTTAAAGATAAAATCGCGCTTATAACCGGAGCATCCAGAGGCATAGGCAGAGACATAGCTATTGCATTTGCCGCACAGGGTGCATATGTTGCTGTCAACTATTCATCCAGCCCCGTTAAAGCGGAAGAGGTCGTGAAGGCGATACTTGACGCGGGCGGACGGGCATTTGCCGTGAAGGCGAATGTTTCGGACGAGGAAGAGGTTAAGGCGATGTTTGACAAAGTGGAGGAAGTAACAGGCTCCACTGTCGACGTGCTTGTGAATAACGCAGGCATAACGAAAGACGGTCTGCTCATGAGAATGAAAACCGAAGACTGGCAGACAGTTATGGACGTTAACCTTAAAAGTGCTTTCCTCTGCACACGTTTTGCAGTAAAAGGCATGATGAAAAAGCGCTACGGCAAGATAATAAATGTGTCAAGCATAGTAGGCTTCATGGGCAACGCCGGACAGGCAAACTATGTGGCAAGCAAGGCGGGGCTCATAGGTCTCACCAAAACAGCCGCCCTTGAGTTTGCCTCAAGGGGTATAAGGGTGAACGCAATAGCGCCCGGATTTATAACAACTGATATGACCGACGGACTCAGTGAGGAGATTCAGCAGAAGATGATCTCCATGATCCCCCTTGCGGCTTTCGGCTCAGGGAAGGACGTGGCGGATACAGCATTGTTTCTCGCGGACTCCGGTTCGGATTACATAACGGGACAGACCATTCATGTTAACGGCGGAATGTACTTATAG
- a CDS encoding acyl carrier protein: protein MDIAGKVKDIIVKQLNVDEADVKPEASFIDDLDADSLDTVELIMAFEEEFDLEIPDEEAEKIKTVGDAISYIESAQ, encoded by the coding sequence ATGGATATCGCAGGAAAAGTAAAAGACATTATTGTTAAACAGCTTAACGTTGACGAAGCTGATGTGAAACCCGAGGCTTCCTTCATCGATGACCTTGACGCTGACTCTCTTGACACAGTGGAACTCATCATGGCTTTTGAAGAAGAGTTCGACCTTGAGATTCCCGATGAGGAAGCAGAAAAAATCAAAACCGTCGGCGACGCGATCAGCTACATCGAATCAGCGCAGTAA